A window from Vulcanimicrobium alpinum encodes these proteins:
- a CDS encoding carboxypeptidase-like regulatory domain-containing protein, whose amino-acid sequence MGAKGCENPNGQGVADFGSVTGRVVDAKSLQPIGAFTVAIGGQSRTVSPAQKGAFSVDKVPAGTQTLTIYAIGYQTYSLPGVVVQKDQTTVVPQDIGIVSTAPQ is encoded by the coding sequence ATGGGCGCCAAGGGCTGCGAGAATCCCAACGGCCAGGGGGTCGCCGATTTCGGCAGCGTGACCGGGCGCGTCGTCGACGCGAAGTCGCTCCAGCCGATCGGCGCGTTCACCGTGGCGATCGGCGGCCAGAGCCGCACCGTCTCGCCGGCGCAGAAGGGCGCGTTCTCGGTCGACAAGGTCCCGGCCGGGACGCAGACGCTCACGATCTACGCGATCGGGTATCAGACGTACTCGCTCCCGGGCGTGGTCGTTCAGAAAGACCAGACGACGGTCGTCCCGCAGGACATCGGGATCGTTTCGACCGCGCCGCAGTAA
- a CDS encoding potassium channel family protein produces MTVVLDVLAGAAGFICVAVAISDLFATVIVPRSVGGPWRPSAVITRNLWRRWREAAMRIPDMERREDTPGVFAPTLMVTLLVFWISAQVIGYGLIFWALRDGIRPPLPNLGSALYFAGTSLLTIGYGDFAPEHLATRALAMLSAVGGLSTFAIVTTFWFQTFGAFQRREAFVVTISERTGAPPSGLEFVKRHIKLGLMDDVEIILRDGQRWIAEVMETHLAYPVLAYFRSSHDDESWIGTIGAMLDASTLLVTTIDLDHRGQAEMTLRIGTHLVRDFTGFFRLPTGDASGVEYDEFVAAYRSLRELGVPLHPLDDAWPAFSATRAKYAVPLDAMARWWRIPPARWVGDRSRIRVHVNVGVPREPDAPVSR; encoded by the coding sequence ATGACGGTGGTGCTCGACGTCCTCGCCGGCGCGGCGGGGTTCATCTGCGTAGCGGTGGCGATCAGCGATCTGTTCGCGACGGTGATCGTCCCGCGCTCGGTCGGCGGCCCCTGGCGGCCCAGCGCCGTCATCACGCGCAACCTGTGGCGGCGCTGGCGCGAGGCCGCGATGCGGATCCCCGACATGGAGCGCCGCGAGGACACCCCGGGGGTGTTCGCGCCGACGCTGATGGTCACGCTGCTGGTGTTCTGGATCAGCGCGCAGGTGATCGGCTACGGGCTCATCTTCTGGGCGCTGCGCGACGGGATCCGGCCGCCGCTTCCCAACCTCGGGAGCGCGCTGTATTTCGCCGGAACGTCCCTGCTCACGATCGGCTACGGCGATTTCGCGCCCGAGCACCTCGCGACTCGGGCGCTGGCGATGCTCTCGGCGGTCGGCGGGCTGAGCACGTTCGCGATCGTGACGACCTTCTGGTTCCAGACCTTCGGCGCGTTCCAGCGCCGCGAAGCGTTCGTGGTGACGATCTCCGAACGCACCGGCGCACCGCCGAGCGGGCTCGAGTTCGTCAAGCGGCACATCAAGCTCGGGCTGATGGACGACGTCGAGATCATCCTGCGCGACGGCCAGCGCTGGATCGCCGAAGTGATGGAGACGCACCTCGCGTACCCGGTGCTTGCATATTTTCGCTCCAGCCACGATGACGAGTCGTGGATCGGAACGATCGGCGCGATGCTCGACGCGTCGACGCTCTTGGTGACGACGATCGACCTGGACCATCGCGGTCAGGCCGAGATGACGCTGCGCATCGGGACGCACCTCGTCCGCGACTTCACCGGCTTCTTCCGCCTGCCGACCGGCGACGCGAGCGGCGTCGAGTACGACGAGTTCGTCGCCGCCTATCGCTCGCTGCGCGAACTCGGCGTCCCGCTGCACCCGCTCGACGACGCGTGGCCGGCGTTCTCGGCGACGCGCGCGAAGTATGCGGTCCCCCTCGACGCGATGGCCCGCTGGTGGCGGATCCCGCCCGCGCGCTGGGTCGGCGACCGCTCGCGCATCCGCGTCCACGTGAACGTCGGCGTTCCCCGCGAGCCCGACGCTCCCGTGTCACGCTGA
- a CDS encoding NADH-quinone oxidoreductase subunit A, translating to MSPYGPVAIYLAIAFLAATAFCLLPGLAARKKPNPAKSEAYECGVEPTSDVSGRFPVRFYLVAMLFVIFDVEAASFYPWAVQMHQLRVFGLAEMLMFVIVLAIGYAYVWKRGGFQWR from the coding sequence ATGTCTCCCTACGGTCCGGTCGCAATCTACCTGGCCATCGCGTTCCTGGCGGCGACGGCGTTCTGCCTGCTTCCGGGTCTGGCCGCCCGCAAGAAACCGAATCCCGCCAAGTCGGAAGCGTACGAGTGCGGCGTCGAGCCGACCTCCGACGTCTCCGGCCGCTTCCCGGTTCGATTCTACCTGGTCGCGATGCTGTTCGTGATCTTCGACGTCGAAGCCGCGTCCTTCTATCCGTGGGCGGTGCAGATGCACCAGCTGCGGGTGTTTGGCCTCGCGGAGATGCTGATGTTCGTCATCGTGCTCGCGATCGGGTACGCGTACGTGTGGAAGCGAGGCGGGTTCCAGTGGCGCTAG
- a CDS encoding DUF5522 domain-containing protein has translation MRPAKRPRAAVDPRPREGECYWENGLLVFTAAYHLRRGWCCGGGCRHCPYRNDVADPQKK, from the coding sequence TTGCGACCCGCTAAGCGCCCGCGCGCAGCCGTCGATCCTCGGCCGCGCGAGGGCGAATGCTATTGGGAGAACGGCCTGCTGGTCTTCACCGCGGCGTACCATTTGCGCCGCGGCTGGTGCTGCGGCGGCGGCTGCCGGCATTGTCCGTATCGCAACGACGTCGCCGACCCGCAGAAAAAATGA
- a CDS encoding ABC transporter ATP-binding protein — protein sequence MIEARALVLGYRERVVLRDVDLTLRPRELVAIVGPNGSGKSTLLRALAGTIPLHGGTVAIDGVPAHALTPGARARRIALVPAEEHADDDVLVREAVALGRLPHRPWWQWGDQPDDEAIVDAALARLDLTEFALRRIATLSSGERQRVWIASALAQQAPTLLLDEPTSHLDLAGAYATLDILRGLADDGAAIAVVLHDLNLAVASVDRIVLVGDGTVLADGPVAEVVRADLLTRAYGAEIAVRRTTDGAMVAIPRRRARKGTA from the coding sequence ATGATCGAGGCGCGCGCGCTCGTGCTGGGTTATCGCGAACGCGTCGTCCTGCGCGACGTCGACCTGACGCTCCGGCCGCGCGAGCTCGTCGCGATCGTCGGGCCGAACGGATCGGGGAAATCGACGCTCCTGCGCGCGCTTGCCGGGACGATCCCGCTGCACGGCGGGACGGTCGCGATCGACGGCGTTCCCGCGCACGCTCTCACGCCCGGCGCACGCGCGCGGCGCATCGCGCTCGTGCCGGCGGAAGAACACGCCGACGACGACGTGCTGGTGCGCGAAGCCGTTGCGCTCGGACGCCTCCCGCATCGTCCGTGGTGGCAGTGGGGCGATCAGCCCGACGACGAAGCGATCGTCGACGCTGCGCTCGCACGGCTCGACCTGACCGAGTTCGCGTTACGCCGCATCGCAACGCTTTCCAGCGGTGAACGCCAGCGGGTGTGGATCGCGAGCGCGCTCGCGCAGCAGGCGCCGACGCTGCTCCTCGACGAGCCGACAAGCCACCTCGATCTCGCCGGCGCGTACGCGACGCTCGACATCCTGCGCGGCCTCGCCGACGACGGTGCGGCGATCGCGGTGGTGCTGCACGATCTCAACCTCGCGGTTGCGTCGGTCGATCGTATCGTGCTCGTCGGCGACGGAACGGTCCTCGCCGACGGACCCGTCGCGGAGGTCGTGCGCGCAGACCTGCTGACGCGCGCCTACGGCGCCGAGATCGCGGTGCGCCGCACGACCGACGGCGCGATGGTCGCGATCCCGCGCCGTCGCGCGCGCAAGGGGACCGCGTAG
- the hflX gene encoding GTPase HflX, which yields MNEHRRLYPTRPQAQRALVVAVDTQDPQRPLAPELAEFTALADAAGAIIVDEVIQRLPHVDPATLVGSGKAREIAERAEAARADVLFVFNDLRPRQRTNLEKIVPLPIVDRTMLILDIFAQHARSREGQLQVELAQLRYRQSNLIGVGAALSRLGGGVGTRGPGETKLETDRRRIAQRVTLLQKQLDDVRRQRETRRGGRGRDPFVALVGYTNVGKSSLLNRLAGSGVNEGAFVADRPFATLDPTLRRAYVAPGVNVRLADTVGFITALPQELVNAFRATLEELENADLLLHVSDASNPDWPRQKASVETTLHELGLDAKPYLDVFNKVDRLDPAARAALPPGALEVSAATGVGIDMLRAAIAARRTAAAERLQ from the coding sequence ATGAACGAACACCGCCGCCTCTATCCCACCAGACCGCAGGCGCAGCGCGCGCTCGTCGTCGCCGTCGACACGCAGGATCCGCAGCGTCCGCTCGCGCCCGAGCTCGCGGAGTTCACGGCGCTCGCCGATGCCGCCGGCGCGATCATCGTCGACGAAGTGATCCAACGGCTGCCGCACGTCGATCCGGCGACGCTGGTCGGCAGCGGCAAAGCGCGCGAGATCGCGGAACGCGCGGAGGCGGCGCGGGCCGACGTGCTGTTCGTCTTCAACGATCTGCGGCCGCGCCAGCGCACCAACCTCGAGAAGATCGTCCCGCTCCCGATCGTCGACCGCACGATGCTGATCCTCGACATCTTCGCGCAACACGCGCGCTCGCGCGAAGGCCAGCTGCAAGTCGAGCTCGCGCAATTGCGCTACCGGCAATCGAACCTGATCGGCGTCGGTGCGGCGCTCTCGCGGCTCGGCGGCGGCGTGGGCACGCGCGGCCCCGGCGAGACGAAGCTGGAGACCGACCGCCGCCGGATCGCGCAGCGCGTGACCTTGCTGCAGAAACAGCTCGACGACGTGCGCCGCCAGCGCGAGACGCGGCGAGGGGGACGCGGCCGCGATCCGTTCGTCGCGCTGGTCGGCTACACCAACGTGGGGAAGTCGTCGCTCTTGAACCGGCTCGCCGGTTCCGGCGTCAACGAGGGCGCGTTCGTCGCCGACCGGCCGTTCGCGACGCTCGATCCCACCTTGCGGCGCGCGTACGTCGCACCGGGCGTCAACGTGCGCCTGGCCGACACGGTCGGCTTCATCACCGCGCTTCCGCAGGAGCTTGTGAACGCGTTCCGCGCCACGCTCGAAGAACTCGAAAACGCTGATCTGCTGCTGCACGTCTCCGACGCATCGAATCCCGATTGGCCGCGCCAGAAGGCGTCGGTGGAAACGACGCTGCACGAGCTCGGACTCGACGCGAAGCCGTACCTCGACGTGTTCAACAAAGTCGACCGGCTCGATCCGGCCGCACGTGCAGCGCTGCCGCCCGGCGCGCTCGAAGTCAGCGCTGCCACGGGCGTCGGCATCGACATGCTGCGCGCGGCGATCGCGGCACGGCGCACCGCGGCAGCGGAACGCCTGCAGTGA
- a CDS encoding bifunctional adenosylcobinamide kinase/adenosylcobinamide-phosphate guanylyltransferase has protein sequence MLTLVLGPVRAGKSARAQALAHASGRPVLVAATAAVDPGDAEMVDRIERHRRDRPAGWTLVETAGPRTPSLVTVLEEAPPGSCVLIDALGTWIAAQLHEWSAWAERDIVATLDALDAQGAALADALARTAADAIVVAEETGWGVVPPTPLGRIFRDALGRMTQAIARRADRVELVVAGYAIDVRAIGTPVGEVRS, from the coding sequence ATGCTCACTCTCGTCCTCGGTCCGGTGCGTGCCGGCAAGAGCGCCCGCGCGCAGGCGCTCGCGCACGCAAGCGGGCGGCCCGTGCTCGTCGCGGCGACGGCGGCCGTCGATCCCGGCGACGCCGAGATGGTCGATCGCATCGAGCGCCATCGCCGCGACCGTCCGGCGGGGTGGACCCTCGTCGAAACCGCCGGACCGCGGACGCCGTCGCTCGTGACCGTTCTCGAGGAAGCGCCGCCGGGGAGCTGCGTGCTGATCGACGCCCTTGGGACGTGGATCGCCGCCCAGCTCCACGAGTGGAGCGCGTGGGCCGAGCGCGACATCGTGGCGACGCTCGACGCGCTCGACGCGCAAGGCGCGGCGCTCGCCGACGCGCTCGCCCGCACGGCGGCCGACGCGATCGTCGTCGCGGAAGAGACGGGCTGGGGCGTCGTGCCGCCGACGCCGCTCGGCCGGATCTTCCGGGATGCGCTCGGACGGATGACGCAGGCGATCGCACGCCGTGCCGACCGCGTCGAACTGGTCGTCGCCGGCTACGCGATCGACGTGCGCGCGATCGGGACGCCGGTCGGCGAGGTGCGTTCGTGA
- a CDS encoding S1C family serine protease: MTPRRAVVAALAAAFLAGCSKARATTDERDRYVVAYERLHPSVVLFTMRVPSEDPERKGQWDDAYGSGIVVDSGAWGTRVITDAHVIAGARRLVATIGDGPHAPARVVATTGDDRDLAIVDVPLANQRAARLGSIARLAPGTPIGVLGYPVPDAFDDERLGRTVSMYAGRIASFRKNAIEVDVPIVPGESGGPVFDATSGDVIAIAQSRFDEERAIGFATPIDEANRFLAQHPRRSR; encoded by the coding sequence GTGACCCCGCGCCGTGCGGTCGTCGCTGCGCTCGCGGCTGCATTCCTCGCGGGCTGCAGCAAGGCGCGCGCGACGACGGACGAGCGCGACCGCTACGTCGTCGCGTACGAGCGGCTCCATCCGTCGGTCGTGCTGTTCACGATGCGGGTTCCGTCGGAGGATCCCGAACGCAAAGGGCAGTGGGACGACGCGTACGGGAGCGGGATCGTCGTCGACAGCGGCGCGTGGGGGACGCGCGTCATCACCGACGCGCACGTGATCGCTGGGGCGCGGCGCCTGGTCGCAACGATCGGCGACGGTCCGCACGCGCCGGCTCGCGTCGTCGCGACGACGGGCGACGATCGCGACCTCGCGATCGTCGACGTGCCGCTCGCGAACCAGCGCGCGGCGCGGCTCGGTTCGATCGCGCGGCTGGCACCCGGCACGCCGATTGGCGTGCTCGGCTATCCCGTCCCCGACGCGTTCGACGACGAACGGCTCGGGCGGACCGTTTCGATGTACGCGGGGCGCATCGCGAGCTTTCGCAAGAACGCGATCGAAGTCGACGTGCCGATCGTGCCGGGTGAGAGCGGCGGACCGGTGTTCGACGCGACTTCCGGCGACGTCATCGCGATCGCGCAATCGCGTTTCGATGAAGAGCGCGCGATCGGCTTCGCCACGCCGATCGACGAAGCAAACCGCTTCCTCGCGCAGCACCCTCGCCGCTCACGCTGA
- a CDS encoding ABC transporter substrate-binding protein, producing the protein MIVRFPAAALLAAALLATVAASPNASPPAQRIVAMIPSVTEDLFAIGAGPRVVAVSAFTDYPPSAARLPAVVSAGSIDAERIVALHPDLAIGIPAQRTFAAELARAGVRSVLLPDDAYDDIARNLRTIGRLTGHVSEANALIERLQARTAALRRTVRSRARPPTAFVVLGAAPIFTVGRGSYIANLIALAGGRNAADDVTLPYARYSGETLLARQPDVLIVDPAVHLEAVLDRAPWNGLRAVREHRIFTLRDPAILERPGPRYNDGLAWLIAAFAEVPA; encoded by the coding sequence GTGATCGTGCGGTTTCCGGCGGCGGCACTGCTCGCCGCGGCGCTGCTCGCGACGGTCGCCGCCTCGCCGAATGCGTCGCCTCCGGCGCAGCGCATCGTCGCGATGATCCCCTCCGTGACCGAAGACCTCTTTGCGATCGGCGCCGGGCCGCGCGTCGTCGCCGTCTCGGCGTTCACCGATTATCCGCCGTCGGCCGCGCGTCTGCCGGCGGTCGTCTCGGCGGGATCGATCGACGCCGAGCGCATCGTCGCGCTGCACCCGGATCTCGCAATCGGAATTCCGGCACAGCGAACGTTCGCCGCCGAGCTGGCGCGCGCCGGCGTGCGATCCGTGCTGCTCCCCGACGACGCCTACGACGACATCGCGCGCAACCTCCGCACGATCGGACGCCTCACCGGTCACGTGAGCGAAGCGAACGCGCTGATCGAGCGGCTGCAGGCGCGCACCGCGGCGCTGCGCCGGACGGTGCGTTCGCGCGCGCGGCCGCCGACCGCGTTCGTGGTGCTCGGCGCCGCACCGATCTTCACCGTCGGCCGCGGCTCGTACATCGCGAACCTGATCGCGCTCGCCGGCGGCCGCAACGCGGCCGACGACGTCACGCTCCCGTACGCGCGGTACAGCGGCGAAACGCTGCTCGCGCGCCAGCCCGACGTGCTGATCGTCGATCCCGCCGTGCACTTGGAGGCCGTGCTCGACCGCGCGCCGTGGAACGGTCTGCGCGCGGTGCGCGAACACCGCATCTTCACGCTGCGCGATCCAGCGATCCTCGAACGGCCCGGGCCGCGCTACAACGACGGCCTCGCCTGGCTGATCGCCGCGTTCGCGGAGGTTCCGGCATGA
- a CDS encoding TonB-dependent receptor plug domain-containing protein, whose amino-acid sequence MTLRTSAALAAALAAFCAAPALAQNAPAASPVPSPSATPLAEIGRTVVTSDRVAEPIGRSSRPTFVVDRPHLDAYGARTLGDALGDVPGANLFPYGAFGAQVDYGLRGTTSAETLVLMNGVPISSASNGITDLGTLPLLGVSRIEVVESGSSTLYGSSATGGVINVITGGRVQPYARIAAGSLGDRDAAAGTSLGGFSVFIERRVATNAYAYPSFHTSLTDATPAGTRANADAMQSAVRLAYDRALGERWRLHAGADADAYHAGVPGSLAFGLTPLARQNQNRGNVAAAFERYGDRDTFTATLSGATQNLAYGDPSIGGEYDTLDRRVGLSFKDARAWGRSDLVAGLDLARENALLTFAGTGAPLAQTQAQSAAYVQFGRDLSAATRITLGVRGEHDAPIASALIPSIGAITSIGAARLSANYGASFRVPTIIDLYYPGASNPSLKPERLRNADTTLAFPSFGGGVSLGWFGRHGNNLIVLDDNFIPQNTQHASVEGLQFTAATRPLFHVRASASLTDVYRALDTDTGLRLPRTPPVRATLALDRPFDGGRFAYGARALVAGSQGHAPSAIGVPDAYATADAYLRYRFGPASILSVRVRNLGDERYTAVPGYPEPGRTFSLELATR is encoded by the coding sequence ATGACCCTCCGCACATCGGCGGCGCTCGCCGCCGCACTCGCGGCATTCTGCGCCGCGCCGGCGCTCGCGCAGAACGCGCCCGCCGCATCGCCCGTACCGTCGCCTTCGGCGACGCCGCTTGCCGAGATCGGCCGCACCGTCGTCACCAGCGACCGCGTCGCCGAGCCGATCGGGCGCTCGTCGCGTCCGACGTTCGTCGTCGACCGCCCGCACCTCGACGCGTACGGTGCGCGCACGCTCGGCGACGCGCTCGGCGACGTCCCCGGCGCGAACCTCTTTCCGTACGGCGCGTTCGGCGCTCAGGTCGACTACGGTCTGCGCGGCACCACGTCGGCGGAGACGCTCGTCCTGATGAACGGCGTCCCGATCTCCTCCGCCTCGAACGGGATCACCGATCTCGGGACGCTGCCGCTGCTCGGCGTCTCGCGCATCGAAGTCGTCGAGAGCGGATCGTCGACGCTGTACGGTTCGAGCGCGACCGGAGGCGTGATCAACGTGATCACCGGCGGCCGCGTGCAGCCGTATGCGCGCATCGCCGCCGGCTCGCTCGGTGACCGCGACGCCGCCGCGGGAACGAGCCTCGGCGGCTTTTCGGTCTTCATCGAACGGCGCGTCGCGACGAACGCGTACGCCTATCCGTCGTTTCACACCAGCCTCACCGACGCCACGCCGGCCGGAACGCGCGCCAACGCCGACGCGATGCAGAGCGCGGTGCGGCTCGCGTACGACCGCGCGCTCGGCGAGCGGTGGCGTCTCCACGCGGGCGCCGACGCCGACGCCTATCACGCCGGCGTACCAGGGTCGCTCGCGTTCGGGCTGACGCCGCTCGCGCGACAGAACCAGAATCGGGGCAACGTTGCGGCGGCGTTCGAACGCTACGGCGACCGCGATACGTTCACCGCGACGCTCTCCGGGGCGACGCAGAATCTTGCCTACGGCGATCCGTCGATCGGCGGGGAATACGACACGCTCGACCGGCGCGTCGGCCTCTCGTTCAAGGACGCCCGTGCGTGGGGTCGCAGCGACCTCGTCGCCGGGCTCGATCTCGCGCGCGAGAACGCGCTGCTGACCTTCGCCGGAACCGGGGCACCGCTGGCGCAGACGCAGGCGCAGAGCGCGGCCTACGTGCAGTTCGGACGCGATCTCTCCGCGGCGACGCGGATCACGCTGGGCGTGCGCGGCGAACACGATGCGCCGATCGCCTCGGCGCTGATCCCGTCGATCGGCGCGATCACCTCGATCGGCGCCGCGCGCCTGAGCGCGAACTACGGTGCGAGCTTCCGCGTCCCGACGATCATCGATCTCTACTATCCCGGCGCGTCGAACCCGTCGCTCAAGCCCGAGCGGCTGCGCAACGCCGACACCACGCTCGCGTTTCCGTCGTTCGGCGGCGGCGTCTCGCTGGGCTGGTTCGGACGGCACGGGAACAACCTCATCGTCCTCGACGACAACTTCATTCCGCAGAACACGCAGCACGCGTCGGTCGAAGGGCTGCAGTTCACCGCGGCGACGCGACCGCTGTTCCACGTGCGCGCGAGTGCGAGCCTCACCGACGTCTACCGCGCGCTCGATACCGATACCGGACTGCGGCTGCCGCGCACGCCCCCGGTTCGTGCCACGCTCGCGCTCGATCGCCCGTTCGACGGCGGACGGTTCGCGTACGGCGCGCGCGCGCTCGTTGCGGGATCGCAGGGTCATGCGCCGTCGGCGATCGGCGTCCCGGATGCGTACGCGACCGCCGACGCTTACCTGCGGTACCGCTTCGGTCCCGCATCGATCCTCAGCGTGCGCGTGCGCAACCTCGGCGACGAACGCTACACGGCGGTCCCTGGGTATCCCGAGCCGGGCCGTACGTTCTCGCTCGAGCTTGCGACCCGCTAA